Genomic window (Akkermansiaceae bacterium):
GGGGACTGCTGGGCATCCACCAGTTCCTGAAAGCCGCCCGCGGAAAGTGACGCCACCCTTCATGGATTCCGCGGAGATCACTCCCGAAAGCGACGAAACCCTGGCCGCAAGGTGGCGGCAGGGTGACGTCCGCGCCTACGAAGCCATCGTGGCGCGGCACCTCGATCCCGTCCGCCGCTTCCTGATCTCCCGCTGCGGAAATTCCGGCGACGCCGACGATCTCTGCCAGGAGGTTTTTCTGGAAGTTTGCCGGAAGATCAACAACCACACCCCCGGCCAATCCTTCACCGGCTGGCTCTACACCATCGCCCGCCGCCGCTCCATCGATCTCTGGCGCAGGACCCGGCCGATGGAGCCGTTCGATCCGGACCACCACGGGGGGATGGAGGATCGCTCCCCCGCCCGCGCTTCCGAGGAGCATGACGAAGCGGTCACCGCCTGGAACAAGGTCCATGCGCTCCTTTCCGAAAACCAGGCCACCGCCCTGTGGCTGAAAGTCCAGGGCGGCCACTCGATTTCCGAAATCTCCGCGATGATGAGCCAGTCGCCCGAAAACGTCCGCGTCCTCCTTTTCCGCGCCCGCCAGCAGCTCGCGCTGCTCTGGAACCAACCCGAACCATTCCCCACGCCATGAAAGACAACCCCTGCGACATCCATCAGGAAAAGATCAGCGCGCTCACGGATGACGGCCTCCCCTTTCCACAGGCGCTGCGCGACCACGTCGCATCCTGCCGGGAGTGCACCGCGTTCGCCCGGACCTGCCGGGAAAGCGACGGCATGCTTTCCGCCCCGCTCCCTTCCGCCGGAGAAGATCTCAGGCAAAGGGTGCTGCGGCTTCCATCTGACCGTCCCGCGCGCCCGCGGCTCCCCGTCGCCCCGCTGTCCGCCGCAGCGGCCATCCTCCTGGCGGCGGCCTGGTGGTTCACCCGGCCAGCGCCGGAGACGCCCGCCATTCCTCCTGCCGCCCAAAGCGAAGCCGAAGAAGCCGCGGTGGAGATCGCCGCGTTGAAAGAAGACTTCGGCGAAGCCCTGGGCCATCTGGCGGAGCCCCTGTCCGTGTTCGACAGCCTGGCCCGGCCATAGGCGCAGGAAATCGCCCGTCCGGGAACAATACGATTGACTGGCCCTGCCCTCACCCGGTCCGGTTGTCGCGCATGGATTCGATCACGCAGGCGGCGCTGGGAGCGGCGGTGGGGGAAGCGATGCTCGGGAAAAAGCTGGGCAACCGGGCGCTGCTGTGGGGTCTGTTCTTCGGGACGCTGCCGGACCTGGATGTCCTGGTCTCCTTCTTCCTGGACACCACGAACAACCTGATCTGGCACCGCGGCCCCAGCCACTCCCTGCTGGTGATGGTCATCGCCTCGGCTGCGCTCGGCCACTGGCTGGCCAAGCTGTGGAAAAAACAGAAGATCAGCCGTGGTCAGGCAGGACTCTTTGTATTCGCCGTCTGGAGCACCCATGTGCTGCTCGACTGCTTCACGGTCTATGGCACCTCCGTGCTGTGGCCGTTCACGGAAAAGCGGATCGCCTTCAACAACCTGTTCATCATCGATCCTTTCTACACCGTCCCCCTGCTGGTCACGCTGGTATGGCTGGCATTCCTGCGGACGAAGAAACAGCTCGCGAAGCGGCGGAGGCTGTGCTGGTGGGGGCTGGGCCTGAGCAGCGGGTATGTGGCGGTGAGCCTGCTGGCGAAGTGGGCGGCATCCGCGGGATTCGATGCGGACCTGCGGAAACGCGGCGTGACCTTCACCCGGCGGATGGAGGCCCCCACCACCTTCAACATCCTGTTCTGGCGGTCGGTGGTGGACCGCGGGGATGAACTGTGGGTCGGCTACCGGAGCATCTTCGAGTTCCATGACACTCCCGTGCGCTGGACCGTGTACCCGAAGGGGACGGACGCCTATTTCCCCTACTCCGCGATGCGGGAGGCGAAGACGGTGGCGTGGTTCTCCGACGGCTGGTGGATCTGCCGCCCGCACAAGCAGGGCATCTGGCTGGGGGACCTGAGGTTCGGGGAGACCCGCACGTGGAACGCGCGCAAAGATTCCGTGGACTCCCGCGTTTCATTTTCATGGGTGTTCCATCCGAAGGCGGAGGGCGAAAAACTGCGGCAGTTGATGCCGGAATCGAGGAATCCGGGAGAAACAATGAAACGGCTGGCGAAGCGCGTCGCCGGGGACCGGGCGGCCTGGGAAGCGCAGCCAAGGCTGGCGGGTGTCCACGGCAGCCTGCCGGAGGTGCTGCGGGCGGAGCAATGAGCGCGCCACGGAAATCTGGTTTCCGTCCGGCTGTGAATGGGTTATTAGTTCCGCCGGTGAAGATCCTGCTCCTGATGCTCGGGCTGTCCGGTGTGTCGTTCGCCGCGGCGGTTGATCCTGCGGCGGCGGTGCTGGGTTATCTGGAGAAAGTGCGCCAGCGCACGGTGGACCTGGGGACGGACACCGCGCTGTCCCCCCACACCTCTTCCGAGAAGCGTGAACAGATTTCACGCCGGTTGTCCCGCCTGGCGGATGATCTTGGCAAAGGCAGCCTGGAAGCCGCGGAGGTGAAGGTGGACGACAACCTGGCCGCGGTGATCGTGAGGAACACCGGCGGCTTCGACCCGTCGAAGATCCGGGTGGTTTCCATCGGTCTG
Coding sequences:
- a CDS encoding sigma-70 family RNA polymerase sigma factor, giving the protein MTPPFMDSAEITPESDETLAARWRQGDVRAYEAIVARHLDPVRRFLISRCGNSGDADDLCQEVFLEVCRKINNHTPGQSFTGWLYTIARRRSIDLWRRTRPMEPFDPDHHGGMEDRSPARASEEHDEAVTAWNKVHALLSENQATALWLKVQGGHSISEISAMMSQSPENVRVLLFRARQQLALLWNQPEPFPTP
- a CDS encoding metal-dependent hydrolase, coding for MDSITQAALGAAVGEAMLGKKLGNRALLWGLFFGTLPDLDVLVSFFLDTTNNLIWHRGPSHSLLVMVIASAALGHWLAKLWKKQKISRGQAGLFVFAVWSTHVLLDCFTVYGTSVLWPFTEKRIAFNNLFIIDPFYTVPLLVTLVWLAFLRTKKQLAKRRRLCWWGLGLSSGYVAVSLLAKWAASAGFDADLRKRGVTFTRRMEAPTTFNILFWRSVVDRGDELWVGYRSIFEFHDTPVRWTVYPKGTDAYFPYSAMREAKTVAWFSDGWWICRPHKQGIWLGDLRFGETRTWNARKDSVDSRVSFSWVFHPKAEGEKLRQLMPESRNPGETMKRLAKRVAGDRAAWEAQPRLAGVHGSLPEVLRAEQ